A DNA window from Tachysurus vachellii isolate PV-2020 chromosome 20, HZAU_Pvac_v1, whole genome shotgun sequence contains the following coding sequences:
- the LOC132863336 gene encoding proto-oncogene DBL isoform X1: protein MAESGPFRGLPRIRRAAASIPGNLHLVLVLRPKNQSQGTGTDLGFRFCQDDFTIKMPVIMLSSVTDLLRYIDENQLSTDFSGTFECCSTDWIVLRTAIESFAVMVKDVAQLLQVFGTELAETELPEEPNAIEYLLRSHTDKYRQMKDDIRSVMKEGRQILSNLEGVKRSEDRDIAQDSDTVQRLLTQLRDMEMAFDGFFEKHHLKLQQYLQLLRYELSFHEMEVKLEDLIGREKAIPSAGVTAAQTQQLITELQTLDSIAEEEMGRAQIVILHGHQLAASHHYALALIVQRCNELRHHCDTLTTALRNKHTSLTQAQTLQLHLEEAVRWCDESVYLLASQMVDKFQTKEGAQEALNDIQRLLETKPALSCTTDTCTPETQAQAIAVMEKFSSVQVMLENRQACLRKLTCVQVRPIQPVSPRPESPTRLKSPLFSPKHSFDVNSNLKFSFDLSLPGKKNARKNNCNKKIEVVHEESHGVVCQEAEGADNSEQHRCHVMKELIDTEKVYVEELLSVLLGYRAEMDNPALSHLLPLELKDKKEVLFGNLPEIYKFHCRIFVQDLESCRETPERVGARFLERKENFQVYERYCQNKPRSEAMWRQCADSPFFQECKRKVKHKLDLDSYLLKPVQRLTKYQLLLKELLKHSTHSQYVCELQDALNVMLNLLKSVNDSMHQIAITGYEGDLCDLGRLLMQGSFSVWMSRKSSRVKDMARFKPMQRHLFLHERALLFCKRREENGDGPDRTASYSFKHCLRMTAVGITENIKGDVKKFEIWYSGREEVYVVQAPTVEVKSAWLSEIRKILTSHQKSAQDEGQSVVDSLSPLLVNSMERVSACMPWSPAPIAGCSGCFDIPPNSKGAPVHSDESGSSSPVLTDPVMFSPRPQNRNRRSWPGTSNSMDICETLEDWTTDLSFISDSDEEDDVLLVAGKYRALVDHLKCGKDEVIIKHGDVIHLLQESTAGLWHVKNLTRGGEGKLPTDALHIILGNVDRSHVIRPRRELTVSKSLIA, encoded by the exons ATGGCAGAGTCCGGCCCGTTTAGAGGTCTGCCCCGGATCCGGAGGGCTGCG GCCTCAATTCCTGGAAATCTGCATCTGGTTCTGGTTCTAAGGCCCAAAAACCAGTCTCAAGGCACTGGCACAGACCTGGGCTTCCGCTTCTGTCAGGATGACTTCACTATTAAGATGCCT gtgatCATGCTGAGTTCAGTCACTGATCTGCTGCGTTATATTGATGAGAACCAGTTGAGCACTGATTTCAGTGGAACTTTCGAGTGCTGCTCCACAGACTGGATTGTCCTGAGGACG GCGATAGAGAGTTTTgcagtgatggtgaaggatgtTGCTCAGCTGCTGCAGGTGTTTGGGACCGAACTGGCTGAGACTGAACTGCCAGAAGAACCGAACGCCATCGAATACCTGCTCCGCTCTCACACTGACAAATACAGGCAGATGAAG GATGATATTCGCTCAGTGATGAAGGAGGGACGTCAGATCCTGTCTAATCTGGAAGGAGTTAAAAGGTCAGAGGACAGGGACATCGCTCAGGACAGCGACACTGTACAGAg gctCCTGACCCAGCTCAGGGACATGGAGATGGCATTTGATGGGTTCTTTGAGAAACACCACCTGAAACTGCAGCAGTATCTGCAGCTGCTTCGCTACGAGCTGAGCTTTCATGAG ATGGAGGTGAAGCTGGAAGATCTGATTGGTCGAGAGAAAGCGATACCTTCTGCAGGTGTGACAGCAGCTCAGACACAACAACTCATCACAGAATTACAAACTCTTGACTCCATCGCTGAG gaagaGATGGGTCGTGCTCAGATTGTCATCCTTCACGGTCATCAGTTAGCGGCGAGTCATCACTATGCTCTGGCTCTTATTGTCCAGCGCTGTAATGAGCTGCGTCATCACTGTGACACACTAACCACTGCTCTACGcaacaaacacacctcacttaCACAAGCACAAACTCTACAACTGCACCTCgaggag gcggtGCGTTGGTGTGATGAGAGTGTGTATCTGCTGGCAAGTCAGATGGTTGATAAGTTCCAAACTAAAGAAGGAGCTCAGGAAGCTCTGAATGACATACAGAGACTGCTGGAGACCAAACCAGCACTCAGCTGCACAACTGATACATGCACACCTGagacacag gctcaGGCGATAGCTGTGATGGAGAAGTTCTCCTCAGTGCAGGTGATGCTGGAGAACAGACAGGCATGTTTGCGTAAACTCACCTGTGTTCAGGTGAGACCCATCCAGCCTGTCTCCCCAAGACCAGAGAGCCCAACCCGCCTCAAATCCCCGCTGTTCTCCCCCAAACACA GTTTTGATGTGAACTCCAATCTTAAGTTCTCATTTGATCTCTCTCTCCCGGGAAAGAAAAATGCACGCAAGAATAACTGCAACAAGAAG ATTGAGGTGGTGCACGAGGAGAGTCATGGGGTTGTGTGTCAAGAAGCAGAGGGAGCAGACAACTCCGAACAACACAGATg TCATGTTATGAAGGAGCTGATTGACACAGAGAAGGTTTATGTGGAGGAATTGCTCAGTGTTCTACTG ggttaTCGAGCTGAGATGGATAACCCTGCTCTGTCTCACCTACTGCCATTGGAGCTGAAAGACAAGAAGGAGGTTTTATTTGGAAATCTGCCAGAAATTTACAAATTTCATTGcag gATATTTGTTCAGGATCTGGAGAGTTGCCGAGAGACTCCAGAGAGAGTTGGAGCAAGATTtctagagaga AAAGAGAATTTTCAGGTGTATGAGCGTTACTGTCAGAATAAACCTCGCTCAGAGGCGATGTGGAGGCAGTGTGCAGACTCTCCATTCTTCCAG GAATGTAAGAGAAAAGTGAAGCACAAACTGGATTTGGATTCATATTTACTGAAACCTGTTCAGCGTCTAACCAAATATCAGCTCTTGCTGAAG gagcTGCTGAAGCACAGCACACACTCGCAGTACGTGTGTGAACTCCAAGATGCACTAAACGTCATGTTGAACCTCCTCAAATCTGTTAATGACTCCATGCACCAGATTGCCATCACTGGATAtgag ggtGACTTGTGTGATCTGGGCCGGTTGTTAATGCAGGGATCGTTCAGTGTGTGGATGAGCAGGAAGTCATCACGTGTGAAGGACATGGCTCGGTTTAAACCCATGCAGAGACACCTGTTCCTCCACGAGAGGGCGCTGCTGTTCTGTAAAAGACGTGAGGAGAATGGAGACGGACCTGATCGCACCGCCTcctacagctttaaacactgtcTCAgg ATGACTGCTGTGGGGATCACAGAGAACATTAAAGGAGACGTAAAGAAGTTTGAGATCTGGTACAGTGGGAGAGAGGAGGTGTATGTAGTGCAG gcccCAACAGTTGAGGTGAAGTCAGCTTGGCTCAGTGAGATCAGAAAAATCCTCACAAGTCATCAAAAATCTGCTcaag atgAAGGTCAAAGCGTTGTAgactctctctcccctctgcTGGTGAACAG TATGGAGAGGGTGTCGGCCTGCATGCCCTGGAGTCCCGCCCCCATCGCAGGCTGCTCAGGTTGTTTTGATATCCCTCCTAACAGTAAGGGGGCGCCGGTGCACTCGGACGAGTCAGGGAGCTCTAGTCCAGTTCTTACGGACCCTGTGATGTTCTCACCTCGACCCCAGAACCGCAACCGCCGCA GTTGGCCAGGAACCTCAAACTCCATGGATATCTGTGAGACTTTAGAGGATTGGACCACTGACCTTTCTTTCATCTCTGACTcagatgaggaagatgatgtCCTGTTG GTTGCTGGGAAATACCGAGCCCTGGTGGATCACCTGAAGTGTGGTAAAGATGAGGTCATCATTAAACATGGTGATGTCATCCACTTACTGCAGGAGAGCACAGCAGGCCTGTG GCACGTCAAAAACCTGACACGTGGAGGTGAGGGGAAACTTCCAACTGATGCCCTGCACATAATTCTGGGAAATGTAGACAGGAGTCATGTGATCAGACCCAGGCGTGAACTTACAGTGAGTAAATCTCTTATTGCATAA
- the LOC132863336 gene encoding proto-oncogene DBL isoform X3 has protein sequence MAESGPFRGLPRIRRAAASIPGNLHLVLVLRPKNQSQGTGTDLGFRFCQDDFTIKMPVIMLSSVTDLLRYIDENQLSTDFSGTFECCSTDWIVLRTAIESFAVMVKDVAQLLQVFGTELAETELPEEPNAIEYLLRSHTDKYRQMKDDIRSVMKEGRQILSNLEGVKRSEDRDIAQDSDTVQRLLTQLRDMEMAFDGFFEKHHLKLQQYLQLLRYELSFHEMEVKLEDLIGREKAIPSAGVTAAQTQQLITELQTLDSIAEEEMGRAQIVILHGHQLAASHHYALALIVQRCNELRHHCDTLTTALRNKHTSLTQAQTLQLHLEEAVRWCDESVYLLASQMVDKFQTKEGAQEALNDIQRLLETKPALSCTTDTCTPETQAQAIAVMEKFSSVQVMLENRQACLRKLTCVQVRPIQPVSPRPESPTRLKSPLFSPKHSFDVNSNLKFSFDLSLPGKKNARKNNCNKKIEVVHEESHGVVCQEAEGADNSEQHRCHVMKELIDTEKVYVEELLSVLLGYRAEMDNPALSHLLPLELKDKKEVLFGNLPEIYKFHCRIFVQDLESCRETPERVGARFLERKENFQVYERYCQNKPRSEAMWRQCADSPFFQECKRKVKHKLDLDSYLLKPVQRLTKYQLLLKELLKHSTHSQYVCELQDALNVMLNLLKSVNDSMHQIAITGYEGDLCDLGRLLMQGSFSVWMSRKSSRVKDMARFKPMQRHLFLHERALLFCKRREENGDGPDRTASYSFKHCLRMTAVGITENIKGDVKKFEIWYSGREEVYVVQAPTVEVKSAWLSEIRKILTSHQKSAQDEGQSVVDSLSPLLVNSKGAPVHSDESGSSSPVLTDPVMFSPRPQNRNRRSWPGTSNSMDICETLEDWTTDLSFISDSDEEDDVLLVAGKYRALVDHLKCGKDEVIIKHGDVIHLLQESTAGLWHVKNLTRGGEGKLPTDALHIILGNVDRSHVIRPRRELTVSKSLIA, from the exons ATGGCAGAGTCCGGCCCGTTTAGAGGTCTGCCCCGGATCCGGAGGGCTGCG GCCTCAATTCCTGGAAATCTGCATCTGGTTCTGGTTCTAAGGCCCAAAAACCAGTCTCAAGGCACTGGCACAGACCTGGGCTTCCGCTTCTGTCAGGATGACTTCACTATTAAGATGCCT gtgatCATGCTGAGTTCAGTCACTGATCTGCTGCGTTATATTGATGAGAACCAGTTGAGCACTGATTTCAGTGGAACTTTCGAGTGCTGCTCCACAGACTGGATTGTCCTGAGGACG GCGATAGAGAGTTTTgcagtgatggtgaaggatgtTGCTCAGCTGCTGCAGGTGTTTGGGACCGAACTGGCTGAGACTGAACTGCCAGAAGAACCGAACGCCATCGAATACCTGCTCCGCTCTCACACTGACAAATACAGGCAGATGAAG GATGATATTCGCTCAGTGATGAAGGAGGGACGTCAGATCCTGTCTAATCTGGAAGGAGTTAAAAGGTCAGAGGACAGGGACATCGCTCAGGACAGCGACACTGTACAGAg gctCCTGACCCAGCTCAGGGACATGGAGATGGCATTTGATGGGTTCTTTGAGAAACACCACCTGAAACTGCAGCAGTATCTGCAGCTGCTTCGCTACGAGCTGAGCTTTCATGAG ATGGAGGTGAAGCTGGAAGATCTGATTGGTCGAGAGAAAGCGATACCTTCTGCAGGTGTGACAGCAGCTCAGACACAACAACTCATCACAGAATTACAAACTCTTGACTCCATCGCTGAG gaagaGATGGGTCGTGCTCAGATTGTCATCCTTCACGGTCATCAGTTAGCGGCGAGTCATCACTATGCTCTGGCTCTTATTGTCCAGCGCTGTAATGAGCTGCGTCATCACTGTGACACACTAACCACTGCTCTACGcaacaaacacacctcacttaCACAAGCACAAACTCTACAACTGCACCTCgaggag gcggtGCGTTGGTGTGATGAGAGTGTGTATCTGCTGGCAAGTCAGATGGTTGATAAGTTCCAAACTAAAGAAGGAGCTCAGGAAGCTCTGAATGACATACAGAGACTGCTGGAGACCAAACCAGCACTCAGCTGCACAACTGATACATGCACACCTGagacacag gctcaGGCGATAGCTGTGATGGAGAAGTTCTCCTCAGTGCAGGTGATGCTGGAGAACAGACAGGCATGTTTGCGTAAACTCACCTGTGTTCAGGTGAGACCCATCCAGCCTGTCTCCCCAAGACCAGAGAGCCCAACCCGCCTCAAATCCCCGCTGTTCTCCCCCAAACACA GTTTTGATGTGAACTCCAATCTTAAGTTCTCATTTGATCTCTCTCTCCCGGGAAAGAAAAATGCACGCAAGAATAACTGCAACAAGAAG ATTGAGGTGGTGCACGAGGAGAGTCATGGGGTTGTGTGTCAAGAAGCAGAGGGAGCAGACAACTCCGAACAACACAGATg TCATGTTATGAAGGAGCTGATTGACACAGAGAAGGTTTATGTGGAGGAATTGCTCAGTGTTCTACTG ggttaTCGAGCTGAGATGGATAACCCTGCTCTGTCTCACCTACTGCCATTGGAGCTGAAAGACAAGAAGGAGGTTTTATTTGGAAATCTGCCAGAAATTTACAAATTTCATTGcag gATATTTGTTCAGGATCTGGAGAGTTGCCGAGAGACTCCAGAGAGAGTTGGAGCAAGATTtctagagaga AAAGAGAATTTTCAGGTGTATGAGCGTTACTGTCAGAATAAACCTCGCTCAGAGGCGATGTGGAGGCAGTGTGCAGACTCTCCATTCTTCCAG GAATGTAAGAGAAAAGTGAAGCACAAACTGGATTTGGATTCATATTTACTGAAACCTGTTCAGCGTCTAACCAAATATCAGCTCTTGCTGAAG gagcTGCTGAAGCACAGCACACACTCGCAGTACGTGTGTGAACTCCAAGATGCACTAAACGTCATGTTGAACCTCCTCAAATCTGTTAATGACTCCATGCACCAGATTGCCATCACTGGATAtgag ggtGACTTGTGTGATCTGGGCCGGTTGTTAATGCAGGGATCGTTCAGTGTGTGGATGAGCAGGAAGTCATCACGTGTGAAGGACATGGCTCGGTTTAAACCCATGCAGAGACACCTGTTCCTCCACGAGAGGGCGCTGCTGTTCTGTAAAAGACGTGAGGAGAATGGAGACGGACCTGATCGCACCGCCTcctacagctttaaacactgtcTCAgg ATGACTGCTGTGGGGATCACAGAGAACATTAAAGGAGACGTAAAGAAGTTTGAGATCTGGTACAGTGGGAGAGAGGAGGTGTATGTAGTGCAG gcccCAACAGTTGAGGTGAAGTCAGCTTGGCTCAGTGAGATCAGAAAAATCCTCACAAGTCATCAAAAATCTGCTcaag atgAAGGTCAAAGCGTTGTAgactctctctcccctctgcTGGTGAACAG TAAGGGGGCGCCGGTGCACTCGGACGAGTCAGGGAGCTCTAGTCCAGTTCTTACGGACCCTGTGATGTTCTCACCTCGACCCCAGAACCGCAACCGCCGCA GTTGGCCAGGAACCTCAAACTCCATGGATATCTGTGAGACTTTAGAGGATTGGACCACTGACCTTTCTTTCATCTCTGACTcagatgaggaagatgatgtCCTGTTG GTTGCTGGGAAATACCGAGCCCTGGTGGATCACCTGAAGTGTGGTAAAGATGAGGTCATCATTAAACATGGTGATGTCATCCACTTACTGCAGGAGAGCACAGCAGGCCTGTG GCACGTCAAAAACCTGACACGTGGAGGTGAGGGGAAACTTCCAACTGATGCCCTGCACATAATTCTGGGAAATGTAGACAGGAGTCATGTGATCAGACCCAGGCGTGAACTTACAGTGAGTAAATCTCTTATTGCATAA
- the LOC132863336 gene encoding proto-oncogene DBL isoform X2, with product MAESGPFRGLPRIRRAAASIPGNLHLVLVLRPKNQSQGTGTDLGFRFCQDDFTIKMPVIMLSSVTDLLRYIDENQLSTDFSGTFECCSTDWIVLRTAIESFAVMVKDVAQLLQVFGTELAETELPEEPNAIEYLLRSHTDKYRQMKDDIRSVMKEGRQILSNLEGVKRSEDRDIAQDSDTVQRLLTQLRDMEMAFDGFFEKHHLKLQQYLQLLRYELSFHEMEVKLEDLIGREKAIPSAGVTAAQTQQLITELQTLDSIAEEEMGRAQIVILHGHQLAASHHYALALIVQRCNELRHHCDTLTTALRNKHTSLTQAQTLQLHLEEAVRWCDESVYLLASQMVDKFQTKEGAQEALNDIQRLLETKPALSCTTDTCTPETQAQAIAVMEKFSSVQVMLENRQACLRKLTCVQVRPIQPVSPRPESPTRLKSPLFSPKHSFDVNSNLKFSFDLSLPGKKNARKNNCNKKIEVVHEESHGVVCQEAEGADNSEQHRCHVMKELIDTEKVYVEELLSVLLGYRAEMDNPALSHLLPLELKDKKEVLFGNLPEIYKFHCRIFVQDLESCRETPERVGARFLERKENFQVYERYCQNKPRSEAMWRQCADSPFFQECKRKVKHKLDLDSYLLKPVQRLTKYQLLLKELLKHSTHSQYVCELQDALNVMLNLLKSVNDSMHQIAITGYEGDLCDLGRLLMQGSFSVWMSRKSSRVKDMARFKPMQRHLFLHERALLFCKRREENGDGPDRTASYSFKHCLRMTAVGITENIKGDVKKFEIWYSGREEVYVVQAPTVEVKSAWLSEIRKILTSHQKSAQDEGQSVVDSLSPLLVNSMERVSACMPWSPAPIAGCSGCFDIPPNSKGAPVHSDESGSSSPVLTDPVMFSPRPQNRNRRSWPGTSNSMDICETLEDWTTDLSFISDSDEEDDVLLVAGKYRALVDHLKCGKDEVIIKHGDVIHLLQESTAGLWHVKNLTRGGEGKLPTDALHIILGNVDRSHVIRPRRELTVREI from the exons ATGGCAGAGTCCGGCCCGTTTAGAGGTCTGCCCCGGATCCGGAGGGCTGCG GCCTCAATTCCTGGAAATCTGCATCTGGTTCTGGTTCTAAGGCCCAAAAACCAGTCTCAAGGCACTGGCACAGACCTGGGCTTCCGCTTCTGTCAGGATGACTTCACTATTAAGATGCCT gtgatCATGCTGAGTTCAGTCACTGATCTGCTGCGTTATATTGATGAGAACCAGTTGAGCACTGATTTCAGTGGAACTTTCGAGTGCTGCTCCACAGACTGGATTGTCCTGAGGACG GCGATAGAGAGTTTTgcagtgatggtgaaggatgtTGCTCAGCTGCTGCAGGTGTTTGGGACCGAACTGGCTGAGACTGAACTGCCAGAAGAACCGAACGCCATCGAATACCTGCTCCGCTCTCACACTGACAAATACAGGCAGATGAAG GATGATATTCGCTCAGTGATGAAGGAGGGACGTCAGATCCTGTCTAATCTGGAAGGAGTTAAAAGGTCAGAGGACAGGGACATCGCTCAGGACAGCGACACTGTACAGAg gctCCTGACCCAGCTCAGGGACATGGAGATGGCATTTGATGGGTTCTTTGAGAAACACCACCTGAAACTGCAGCAGTATCTGCAGCTGCTTCGCTACGAGCTGAGCTTTCATGAG ATGGAGGTGAAGCTGGAAGATCTGATTGGTCGAGAGAAAGCGATACCTTCTGCAGGTGTGACAGCAGCTCAGACACAACAACTCATCACAGAATTACAAACTCTTGACTCCATCGCTGAG gaagaGATGGGTCGTGCTCAGATTGTCATCCTTCACGGTCATCAGTTAGCGGCGAGTCATCACTATGCTCTGGCTCTTATTGTCCAGCGCTGTAATGAGCTGCGTCATCACTGTGACACACTAACCACTGCTCTACGcaacaaacacacctcacttaCACAAGCACAAACTCTACAACTGCACCTCgaggag gcggtGCGTTGGTGTGATGAGAGTGTGTATCTGCTGGCAAGTCAGATGGTTGATAAGTTCCAAACTAAAGAAGGAGCTCAGGAAGCTCTGAATGACATACAGAGACTGCTGGAGACCAAACCAGCACTCAGCTGCACAACTGATACATGCACACCTGagacacag gctcaGGCGATAGCTGTGATGGAGAAGTTCTCCTCAGTGCAGGTGATGCTGGAGAACAGACAGGCATGTTTGCGTAAACTCACCTGTGTTCAGGTGAGACCCATCCAGCCTGTCTCCCCAAGACCAGAGAGCCCAACCCGCCTCAAATCCCCGCTGTTCTCCCCCAAACACA GTTTTGATGTGAACTCCAATCTTAAGTTCTCATTTGATCTCTCTCTCCCGGGAAAGAAAAATGCACGCAAGAATAACTGCAACAAGAAG ATTGAGGTGGTGCACGAGGAGAGTCATGGGGTTGTGTGTCAAGAAGCAGAGGGAGCAGACAACTCCGAACAACACAGATg TCATGTTATGAAGGAGCTGATTGACACAGAGAAGGTTTATGTGGAGGAATTGCTCAGTGTTCTACTG ggttaTCGAGCTGAGATGGATAACCCTGCTCTGTCTCACCTACTGCCATTGGAGCTGAAAGACAAGAAGGAGGTTTTATTTGGAAATCTGCCAGAAATTTACAAATTTCATTGcag gATATTTGTTCAGGATCTGGAGAGTTGCCGAGAGACTCCAGAGAGAGTTGGAGCAAGATTtctagagaga AAAGAGAATTTTCAGGTGTATGAGCGTTACTGTCAGAATAAACCTCGCTCAGAGGCGATGTGGAGGCAGTGTGCAGACTCTCCATTCTTCCAG GAATGTAAGAGAAAAGTGAAGCACAAACTGGATTTGGATTCATATTTACTGAAACCTGTTCAGCGTCTAACCAAATATCAGCTCTTGCTGAAG gagcTGCTGAAGCACAGCACACACTCGCAGTACGTGTGTGAACTCCAAGATGCACTAAACGTCATGTTGAACCTCCTCAAATCTGTTAATGACTCCATGCACCAGATTGCCATCACTGGATAtgag ggtGACTTGTGTGATCTGGGCCGGTTGTTAATGCAGGGATCGTTCAGTGTGTGGATGAGCAGGAAGTCATCACGTGTGAAGGACATGGCTCGGTTTAAACCCATGCAGAGACACCTGTTCCTCCACGAGAGGGCGCTGCTGTTCTGTAAAAGACGTGAGGAGAATGGAGACGGACCTGATCGCACCGCCTcctacagctttaaacactgtcTCAgg ATGACTGCTGTGGGGATCACAGAGAACATTAAAGGAGACGTAAAGAAGTTTGAGATCTGGTACAGTGGGAGAGAGGAGGTGTATGTAGTGCAG gcccCAACAGTTGAGGTGAAGTCAGCTTGGCTCAGTGAGATCAGAAAAATCCTCACAAGTCATCAAAAATCTGCTcaag atgAAGGTCAAAGCGTTGTAgactctctctcccctctgcTGGTGAACAG TATGGAGAGGGTGTCGGCCTGCATGCCCTGGAGTCCCGCCCCCATCGCAGGCTGCTCAGGTTGTTTTGATATCCCTCCTAACAGTAAGGGGGCGCCGGTGCACTCGGACGAGTCAGGGAGCTCTAGTCCAGTTCTTACGGACCCTGTGATGTTCTCACCTCGACCCCAGAACCGCAACCGCCGCA GTTGGCCAGGAACCTCAAACTCCATGGATATCTGTGAGACTTTAGAGGATTGGACCACTGACCTTTCTTTCATCTCTGACTcagatgaggaagatgatgtCCTGTTG GTTGCTGGGAAATACCGAGCCCTGGTGGATCACCTGAAGTGTGGTAAAGATGAGGTCATCATTAAACATGGTGATGTCATCCACTTACTGCAGGAGAGCACAGCAGGCCTGTG GCACGTCAAAAACCTGACACGTGGAGGTGAGGGGAAACTTCCAACTGATGCCCTGCACATAATTCTGGGAAATGTAGACAGGAGTCATGTGATCAGACCCAGGCGTGAACTTACA GTACGGGAAATATAA